From a region of the Emcibacter sp. SYSU 3D8 genome:
- the glp gene encoding gephyrin-like molybdotransferase Glp, translated as MISVDEALERIVGLAPVMPTETMALADAAGRVLAADTAARRTQPPFDASAMDGYAVRADDIVNAPVTLKIVGHAPAGNAFDGIVGAGEAVRIFTGGPVPKGANAVVLQEDTTAGAGDVTVNEPGGLGQHIRRSGIDFREGDRLLQEGRVLTPAVVGLLAAMGVSSLEVRCRPLVALIATGDELVPPGEPVGPNQIVSSNSVAIKALVERHGGSVLDLGIARDNEASLREAVERARGADILVTIGGASVGDHDIVKQVLGDLGLEIDFWKIAMRPGKPLIFGLMDNAMMLGLPGNPVSSMVCSLLFLVPLIRAMLGIRPVELPTEQALLGCELPANRDRQDYMRATLFRGDRRAMPVATPFRVQDSSMISLFANAGALVIRPPNAPAAHEGEMVEILPLDGI; from the coding sequence ATGATCTCGGTCGATGAGGCACTTGAGCGCATCGTCGGCCTTGCACCGGTGATGCCGACGGAGACCATGGCCCTGGCCGACGCTGCCGGCCGGGTACTCGCCGCAGATACCGCCGCTCGCCGCACCCAGCCGCCTTTCGATGCCTCCGCCATGGACGGATACGCCGTCCGTGCCGACGACATCGTGAATGCCCCGGTCACGCTGAAGATCGTGGGCCACGCACCGGCCGGCAATGCCTTCGACGGTATCGTCGGCGCCGGCGAGGCGGTCCGCATCTTCACCGGCGGACCGGTGCCCAAGGGCGCCAATGCCGTTGTTCTGCAAGAGGATACGACGGCCGGCGCCGGCGACGTGACGGTCAACGAACCGGGTGGACTGGGCCAGCACATCCGCAGGTCCGGGATTGATTTTCGCGAGGGCGACCGGCTGTTGCAGGAGGGCCGCGTGCTGACCCCGGCTGTCGTCGGATTGCTTGCCGCCATGGGCGTGTCGTCGCTGGAAGTGCGGTGCCGGCCACTGGTAGCCCTGATCGCGACCGGCGACGAACTGGTGCCGCCGGGCGAGCCAGTGGGCCCGAACCAGATCGTCAGCTCCAATTCCGTCGCCATCAAGGCCCTGGTCGAACGTCATGGCGGCTCGGTGCTGGACCTTGGGATCGCCCGCGACAACGAGGCTTCGCTGCGCGAAGCCGTCGAGCGCGCCCGCGGCGCCGATATTCTGGTCACGATCGGCGGCGCGTCGGTGGGCGATCATGACATCGTCAAGCAGGTGCTCGGCGACCTGGGGCTGGAGATCGACTTCTGGAAAATCGCCATGCGTCCCGGCAAGCCGTTGATCTTCGGCCTGATGGACAATGCGATGATGCTTGGTTTGCCGGGAAACCCCGTGTCCTCAATGGTTTGCAGCCTGCTGTTTCTGGTGCCGCTGATCCGCGCCATGCTGGGTATCCGGCCGGTCGAGCTACCCACCGAACAGGCGCTGCTGGGCTGCGAATTGCCGGCCAACCGTGACCGCCAGGACTACATGCGCGCGACCCTGTTCCGCGGCGATCGCCGCGCCATGCCCGTCGCCACCCCGTTCCGCGTTCAGGACAGTTCCATGATTTCACTGTTCGCCAATGCGGGCGCGCTGGTGATCCGGCCGCCGAATGCGCCGGCTGCCCATGAAGGCGAAATGGTGGAAATCCTCCCGCTCGACGGCATTTAG
- the lexA gene encoding transcriptional repressor LexA, with the protein MLTRKQHELLTFIHEKLEATGISPSFEEMKEALDLRSKSGIHRLITALEERGFIRRLAHRARALEVIKLPDAKATSKKPRSNIIEPNFKRRPEGLAGAVSGTDGVIEMPLWGKIAAGTPIEALQNHDRTVGFPASMLSSKEHYALEVAGDSMIEAGILDGDTVIIERADTAENGTIVVALVDDMEATLKKLRRKGASIALEAANPAYETRIFGPDRVKIQGRMVGLLRRY; encoded by the coding sequence ATGCTCACGCGAAAGCAGCACGAACTTCTTACCTTTATCCACGAGAAGCTGGAGGCTACCGGCATTTCGCCCTCGTTCGAGGAGATGAAGGAGGCGCTCGATCTGCGGTCCAAGTCGGGCATCCACCGGCTGATCACGGCGCTCGAGGAGCGCGGCTTTATCCGCCGCCTCGCCCACCGCGCCCGCGCGCTGGAAGTCATCAAGCTGCCCGATGCGAAGGCCACGAGCAAAAAGCCGCGCAGCAACATCATCGAACCCAACTTCAAGCGCCGTCCGGAAGGGCTTGCAGGCGCGGTGAGCGGGACCGATGGCGTGATCGAAATGCCGCTCTGGGGCAAGATCGCGGCCGGCACGCCCATCGAGGCGCTCCAGAACCACGACAGGACGGTAGGGTTTCCGGCCAGCATGCTCAGCAGCAAGGAGCATTATGCCCTTGAGGTCGCCGGCGATTCCATGATCGAGGCCGGCATCCTGGACGGCGACACGGTGATCATCGAACGGGCCGATACGGCTGAAAATGGCACGATCGTCGTCGCCCTCGTCGATGACATGGAGGCGACGCTGAAGAAGCTGCGCCGCAAGGGTGCCTCGATCGCGCTGGAAGCCGCGAACCCGGCTTACGAGACGCGTATTTTTGGCCCCGACCGGGTGAAAATCCAGGGCCGCATGGTCGGATTGCTCCGCCGTTACTGA
- a CDS encoding ComEC/Rec2 family competence protein, which yields MLVAERDRWALWVPVLTGCGIAGYFASAAEWPAWPVLVCAAVAGAAVLLLHGAAKWLAITALCIALGLAAAAVRSQLVSAPAITAETRMLSLSGRVDKVERFSPKEMRLTLSTLVIEGWTPASTPARVRVGVRTRGDDVRPGNLVSLRAVLMPPPGPSVPGGYDFSRHAWFDRLGAVGFAVSAVKVTGQAADWGGWRVARWRDDIGRRLLAQADGDTGAMAVALVTGERAGMSEETLETLRVAGIAHLLAISGMNIAMMTGFVFVVVRFLLACLPGVALRYPIKRWAAVAALIAGVFYLLMSGATIPTQRAFIASTVVFVGILLDRVAITMRLVGITALLLLLLTPESLLSVSFQMSFAAVVALVAVYERARLSGWLVAGKGSVLYRLWIYVVAVAVTSLVAGAATGFFAAFHFNNFASYGLLTNMAAVPLMGLWIMPWVLVLFVALPFGLEALPLQMVVWGNDLTLLIARLVAALPGADLRIPALPDLTMGLVVAGGLWLLLWTRAWRWWGLAPMMAGIAFAFTVRPSDILIDERGKVAAVRGAAGNLIVLGGGPKSFARETWLRRDAQLQNEESSVEGKPVCDSLGCIYQPARHPGMRIALVRVPDALPDDCAKADIVISAVPTFNRCRGPRVVIDRFDLWRGGAHAIWLDEDNVRVRTVAQEQGTRPWSLYARRTAEKSFKPQ from the coding sequence ATGCTGGTCGCGGAACGCGACCGCTGGGCGCTGTGGGTTCCGGTCCTGACCGGCTGCGGCATCGCGGGCTATTTCGCCAGTGCAGCCGAGTGGCCGGCATGGCCTGTCCTCGTATGTGCCGCCGTTGCCGGTGCAGCCGTTCTGCTTCTGCACGGCGCCGCGAAGTGGCTGGCCATTACAGCATTGTGTATCGCGCTGGGCCTTGCCGCTGCCGCCGTCCGGAGCCAGCTGGTGTCGGCGCCCGCGATCACTGCCGAGACCCGGATGCTGTCTCTGTCCGGACGTGTCGACAAGGTGGAGCGTTTCTCGCCGAAAGAGATGCGGCTTACCCTGTCGACCCTGGTGATCGAGGGCTGGACGCCGGCATCGACGCCCGCACGGGTCCGGGTTGGCGTGCGGACCAGGGGTGACGATGTGCGGCCGGGCAATCTTGTCTCGCTCCGCGCTGTGCTGATGCCGCCGCCAGGGCCAAGCGTGCCCGGTGGCTATGATTTCTCACGGCATGCCTGGTTCGACCGCCTGGGCGCCGTCGGTTTCGCCGTTTCCGCCGTGAAGGTGACCGGGCAGGCGGCGGATTGGGGCGGCTGGCGCGTGGCGCGCTGGCGCGACGACATCGGCCGCCGGCTGCTCGCACAGGCAGACGGGGACACCGGGGCCATGGCGGTGGCGCTGGTCACCGGCGAACGGGCGGGCATGAGCGAGGAGACGCTGGAGACCCTGCGGGTGGCCGGAATCGCCCACCTGCTGGCGATCTCCGGCATGAACATCGCCATGATGACCGGTTTCGTCTTCGTCGTGGTTCGCTTCCTGCTGGCCTGCCTGCCGGGCGTCGCACTGCGCTATCCGATCAAGCGGTGGGCGGCTGTGGCCGCGTTGATCGCCGGCGTGTTCTATCTGCTGATGAGCGGCGCCACCATACCGACCCAGCGCGCATTCATCGCCTCCACCGTGGTATTCGTCGGCATCCTGCTCGACCGGGTGGCAATAACCATGCGGCTGGTCGGCATCACCGCCCTCCTGCTCTTGCTGCTGACGCCGGAAAGCCTGCTCAGCGTCAGCTTCCAGATGTCATTCGCGGCCGTGGTGGCGCTGGTGGCGGTCTATGAACGCGCACGGCTGTCGGGATGGCTGGTCGCCGGCAAGGGGAGCGTGCTGTACCGGCTCTGGATCTATGTGGTGGCGGTCGCTGTCACCAGCCTGGTGGCCGGCGCCGCGACAGGATTTTTCGCGGCGTTTCATTTCAACAACTTCGCATCTTATGGCTTGCTGACCAACATGGCTGCCGTGCCGCTTATGGGCCTTTGGATCATGCCCTGGGTGCTGGTGCTTTTCGTGGCGCTGCCGTTCGGGCTGGAGGCGCTGCCCCTGCAGATGGTGGTCTGGGGCAACGACCTGACGCTTCTCATCGCCCGCCTTGTCGCCGCGCTGCCGGGCGCCGACCTGAGAATCCCTGCATTGCCCGACCTGACCATGGGCCTGGTCGTCGCCGGCGGCCTCTGGCTGCTGCTCTGGACCCGGGCATGGCGCTGGTGGGGGCTGGCGCCGATGATGGCGGGAATCGCCTTTGCGTTCACCGTCAGGCCGTCGGATATCCTGATCGATGAGAGAGGCAAGGTAGCGGCCGTGCGCGGTGCAGCGGGTAACCTGATCGTGCTCGGCGGGGGGCCGAAATCCTTTGCCCGAGAAACATGGTTACGCCGCGATGCTCAATTGCAGAACGAAGAATCATCTGTTGAGGGAAAACCTGTCTGCGACTCCCTCGGCTGCATCTACCAGCCGGCCCGCCATCCGGGGATGCGCATCGCCCTGGTGCGGGTTCCGGATGCGCTCCCCGATGATTGTGCGAAAGCCGACATCGTCATCAGCGCCGTGCCCACCTTCAACCGCTGCCGTGGACCGCGGGTGGTCATCGACCGCTTCGACCTGTGGCGCGGCGGCGCCCATGCGATCTGGCTCGACGAGGATAATGTCCGGGTGCGGACGGTTGCGCAGGAACAGGGAACGCGTCCCTGGTCGCTCTATGCGCGGAGAACCGCAGAAAAATCGTTCAAGCCTCAGTAA
- the gltX gene encoding glutamate--tRNA ligase: MSQSPAPVVTRFAPSPTGFLHIGGARTALFNWLFSRHHGGQFLLRIEDTDKERSTQAAIDAIIAGLDWLGLDHHGDIVFQSRRAARHAEVAHALLAAGHAYKCYASVEELAEMRERAKAEGRPIRYDGRWRDRDPADAPAGVSPVVRLRAPQDGETVIDDLVQGSVTIANGQLDDMVLLRGDGSPTYMLSVVVDDHDMGITHVIRGDDHLTNAFRQYHLYALMGWDIPRFAHIPLIHGPDGAKLSKRHGALGVEAYREMGYLPEALRNYLLRLGWGHGDDEIISTEQAVEWFDLDGVGRSASRFDFAKLENLNGHYLRQADDQRLTDLVVPMVADRLGRKPDADAASRIAMAMPGLKERAKTLLELAEGALFLAEERPLAVDDKAKVLLDNPEAREILGHAYSGLKSVSEWTAESLDLTLRNMSEAEGIKLGKIAQPLRAALVGRTTSPGIFDVLAVLGRDESLARIADQINT; the protein is encoded by the coding sequence GTGTCCCAATCTCCTGCCCCAGTTGTAACCCGCTTCGCGCCGTCTCCGACGGGTTTTTTGCATATTGGCGGCGCACGAACCGCATTGTTCAATTGGCTGTTTTCCCGCCATCATGGCGGCCAGTTCCTTCTCAGGATCGAAGACACCGACAAGGAACGCTCAACACAGGCCGCCATCGACGCCATCATCGCCGGGTTGGACTGGCTGGGCCTCGATCACCATGGCGACATCGTGTTCCAGTCGCGGCGCGCCGCGCGGCACGCTGAAGTCGCGCATGCCCTGCTTGCGGCCGGCCATGCTTACAAGTGCTACGCCTCGGTCGAAGAACTGGCCGAAATGCGCGAGCGCGCCAAGGCCGAAGGCAGGCCGATACGCTATGACGGCCGCTGGCGCGACCGGGATCCGGCCGATGCGCCCGCCGGAGTGTCCCCGGTCGTCCGGCTCCGTGCGCCGCAGGATGGCGAGACGGTGATCGACGACCTTGTCCAGGGCAGTGTCACCATCGCCAACGGCCAGCTCGATGACATGGTGCTGCTCAGGGGCGACGGCTCGCCGACCTACATGCTTTCGGTGGTGGTCGACGACCACGACATGGGGATCACCCATGTTATCCGCGGCGACGATCACCTGACCAATGCCTTCCGGCAATACCACCTCTATGCGCTGATGGGCTGGGACATACCGCGCTTTGCCCATATTCCGCTGATCCATGGCCCGGATGGCGCCAAGCTGTCCAAACGCCATGGCGCGCTGGGCGTTGAAGCCTACCGTGAGATGGGCTATCTGCCCGAGGCGCTGCGCAACTACCTGTTGCGGCTTGGCTGGGGCCACGGCGACGACGAGATCATATCCACCGAACAGGCCGTCGAGTGGTTCGACCTGGACGGCGTCGGCCGGTCGGCCTCGCGCTTCGACTTTGCCAAGCTCGAGAACCTGAATGGCCATTACCTGCGCCAGGCCGACGACCAGCGCCTGACCGACCTAGTCGTTCCCATGGTCGCCGATCGGCTCGGCCGCAAGCCGGACGCGGACGCCGCATCGCGCATCGCTATGGCCATGCCTGGATTGAAGGAGCGCGCCAAGACCCTGCTGGAACTGGCCGAGGGCGCCCTTTTCCTGGCCGAGGAAAGGCCGCTTGCAGTGGACGACAAAGCCAAAGTCCTGTTAGATAATCCCGAAGCTAGGGAGATTCTGGGGCATGCCTATAGCGGGCTGAAATCCGTCTCGGAATGGACCGCCGAATCCCTTGATCTCACCCTACGAAACATGAGCGAAGCCGAAGGCATCAAACTCGGCAAGATTGCTCAGCCGCTGCGCGCGGCGCTCGTCGGGCGGACCACGTCCCCCGGCATATTCGATGTTCTTGCCGTGCTGGGCCGCGACGAAAGCCTGGCGCGGATTGCAGACCAGATAAACACATGA
- the gltA gene encoding citrate synthase — protein MGESEKIAKLGAGGISVDLPVMEGSVGPKVIDIRKLYGATDMFTYDPGFTSTASCESKITYIDGDEGVLLYRGYPIEELARHSDFEEVCYLLLYGELPNKTDREKFVRGITYHTMVHEQLREFFRGFRRDAHPMAIMCGVVGALSAFYHDSTDINDPHQRMVATHRLVAKMPTIAAMAYKYSTGQPFVYPRNDLSYAENFLHMMFAVPAEHYKIDPIMSRAMDRIFTLHADHEQNASTSTVRLAGSSGANPFACIAAGIACLWGPAHGGANEAVLLMLQEIGSKDRVAEYVKKAKNKDDNFRLMGFGHRVYKNYDPRAKVMQETCHEVLAALGKQDDPLLELAVELERIALEDDYFVEKKLYPNVDFYSGIILRAMGFPTSMFTVLFAVARTVGWVAQWNEMIEDPMQKIGRPRQLYTGAVRRSYVAMDKRN, from the coding sequence ATGGGTGAAAGCGAGAAGATTGCGAAGCTCGGCGCTGGCGGGATATCCGTCGACCTGCCGGTAATGGAGGGTTCCGTTGGTCCCAAGGTGATCGACATCCGCAAGCTCTATGGGGCCACGGACATGTTCACCTACGATCCTGGCTTCACCTCGACCGCGAGTTGCGAGTCGAAGATCACCTATATCGACGGCGACGAAGGCGTGCTGCTCTATCGCGGCTATCCCATCGAGGAACTGGCCCGCCACTCGGATTTCGAGGAAGTCTGCTACCTGCTGCTGTATGGCGAACTGCCGAACAAGACCGACCGCGAGAAATTCGTCCGCGGCATCACCTACCACACCATGGTGCACGAGCAGCTGCGGGAATTCTTCCGTGGTTTCCGCCGGGATGCGCACCCGATGGCAATAATGTGCGGCGTCGTCGGCGCCCTGTCGGCGTTCTATCACGACAGCACCGACATCAATGATCCGCACCAGCGCATGGTGGCGACGCACCGCCTCGTCGCCAAGATGCCGACCATCGCGGCGATGGCGTACAAATATTCGACGGGTCAGCCCTTCGTTTATCCGCGCAACGATCTGAGCTACGCCGAGAACTTCCTGCACATGATGTTTGCGGTGCCCGCCGAGCACTACAAGATCGATCCGATCATGTCCCGGGCCATGGACCGCATCTTCACCCTGCATGCGGATCATGAGCAGAACGCCTCTACTTCGACCGTGCGCCTTGCCGGTTCGTCGGGTGCCAATCCGTTCGCCTGCATCGCCGCCGGTATCGCCTGCCTGTGGGGCCCCGCCCATGGCGGCGCCAACGAGGCCGTGCTGCTGATGCTGCAGGAAATCGGCTCGAAGGATCGCGTCGCGGAATACGTCAAGAAGGCCAAGAACAAGGACGACAATTTCCGCCTGATGGGCTTCGGCCACCGGGTCTACAAGAACTACGACCCGCGCGCCAAGGTCATGCAGGAGACCTGCCACGAGGTTCTGGCCGCCTTGGGCAAGCAGGACGACCCGCTGCTGGAACTGGCCGTGGAACTGGAGCGGATCGCTCTCGAGGACGACTATTTCGTCGAGAAGAAGCTGTATCCGAACGTCGACTTCTATTCCGGCATCATCCTGCGGGCCATGGGCTTCCCGACCAGCATGTTCACCGTGCTGTTCGCCGTCGCCCGGACCGTGGGCTGGGTTGCCCAGTGGAACGAGATGATCGAGGACCCGATGCAGAAGATCGGCCGTCCCCGCCAGCTCTACACCGGCGCGGTCCGGCGTTCCTATGTCGCCATGGACAAGCGCAACTAG
- the fabZ gene encoding 3-hydroxyacyl-ACP dehydratase FabZ, protein MNALIGENVEATLDQERIRRLIPHRYPMLLIDRVHVIERGEQAVGIKNVTANEPFFQGHFPEKPVMPGVLIIEALAQTAAVLALDVLLTDEEDAIVYLTSIDSAKFRQQVVPGDTLYLHVRKEKARSYLWRLAVEAKVDGKVVTEAVVSAVVEKRKR, encoded by the coding sequence ATGAATGCGCTGATTGGGGAAAATGTCGAGGCGACGCTGGATCAGGAGCGGATCAGGCGGCTGATTCCCCATCGCTATCCCATGCTGCTGATCGACCGGGTCCATGTCATCGAGCGCGGCGAACAGGCCGTCGGGATCAAGAACGTCACCGCCAACGAACCCTTCTTTCAGGGACATTTCCCGGAAAAACCCGTGATGCCGGGCGTGCTGATCATCGAGGCACTGGCCCAGACGGCCGCCGTGCTGGCTCTTGATGTGCTTCTCACCGACGAAGAGGACGCGATCGTCTATCTGACGTCGATCGACAGCGCCAAGTTCCGCCAGCAGGTCGTGCCCGGCGATACGCTCTATCTCCACGTACGCAAGGAGAAGGCGCGCTCGTATCTGTGGCGCCTCGCCGTCGAGGCAAAAGTCGATGGCAAGGTCGTGACGGAGGCCGTGGTTTCGGCCGTGGTGGAAAAGCGCAAACGCTAG
- a CDS encoding OmpH family outer membrane protein: protein MKNGNIARTWLAAAAALFVVGTASYASAQEAPVAKIIVVDLREVQKSSLAGKDFARQVETLRADLETDKQKLEKQAADAEQELSRQKAILSDAAFEEKRKAAAQQFADSRNSLQDKANRVQVALGNADRDLQSALNPIYTAVLSKYAANMILDRSVIVATGQVTDVTREVIQQLDQKMPSIKLNMPAAGSTPKQ from the coding sequence ATGAAAAACGGGAATATCGCACGTACCTGGCTGGCGGCCGCCGCCGCCTTGTTCGTGGTTGGTACAGCCTCCTACGCCTCGGCCCAGGAAGCCCCTGTGGCCAAGATCATCGTCGTCGATCTGCGCGAGGTTCAGAAGTCCTCGCTGGCGGGCAAGGATTTCGCACGGCAGGTGGAGACCCTGCGTGCCGACCTCGAGACCGACAAGCAGAAACTAGAAAAGCAGGCCGCTGATGCGGAGCAGGAACTCAGCCGCCAGAAGGCGATCCTGAGCGACGCTGCTTTCGAGGAAAAGCGCAAGGCAGCCGCCCAGCAGTTTGCTGACAGCCGCAACAGCCTGCAGGACAAGGCCAACCGCGTTCAGGTTGCCCTCGGTAATGCCGATCGCGATCTGCAGTCGGCGCTCAACCCGATCTACACGGCGGTGCTGAGCAAGTATGCCGCCAACATGATCCTCGACCGCAGCGTGATCGTGGCGACCGGCCAGGTGACTGACGTGACCCGCGAGGTCATCCAGCAGCTGGACCAGAAGATGCCGAGCATCAAGCTCAACATGCCGGCCGCCGGTTCCACGCCGAAGCAGTAG
- the bamA gene encoding outer membrane protein assembly factor BamA, translating into MLVSTLAQPADAQTGGIVSAIRVEGNQRIEPDTVRSYLLIAPGDRYQAEVVDQSLKRLFGTGLFADVRIALQGSVLLVSVVENPIVNRIAFDGNKKLDDDKLRQELQIKPRTVFTRAKVQADLQRLIELYRRSGRFAATVEPKIIELPQNRVNLVYEISEGEKTTVRRINVIGNEKYSDGDLRGEVATKEARWWRFLTSNDTYDPDRLLYDRELLRQYYLQRGFADFRTISAVAELGRDREDFYITITLEEGPIYKVGKVAVESEIEDLDPSQLTRLVLTEEGETYNAQEIEKTVEAITEAAGKIGYAFVNVRPKITRDKENKIIAITYRLLDAPRVYVERIDIVGNTRTLDKVIRREFRLVEGDAFNTAKLRRTKTRVKGLGYFEEKGVEIDQAQGTSPDRVVLTATVQEQSTGELSIGAGVSSSESLIGEVSIRERNLLGKGQDLRLSLAASGRRQQIDLGFTEPYFLDRPLAAGFDLFHRKVDYKESSFSQGSSGVNLRAVFPITEYLSMGVRYQFRYDSVTDRNDIVQSLYIDEGNFLTSSVGFTLAYDVRDDRIKPTRGFNIVFSQDVAGLGGNTRYLRNRLNYDWYYPLLFIGDDWVVNLSLEAGHIFGLGQDIRINERYFLGGTRLRGFEQAGVGARLRNSQDALGGNTYFAGSVEVFIPLGAVEEFGITASAFVDFGTLFGVDGVVNGQLCNDQGTCEVVLGSDSIRMSAGIGFSWKSPFGPIRFDFAKAIRKESFDQTQFFQFNVGTRF; encoded by the coding sequence ATGCTGGTTTCCACCCTGGCGCAGCCTGCGGACGCACAGACCGGTGGTATCGTGTCGGCCATCCGGGTCGAGGGCAATCAGCGTATCGAGCCGGATACGGTGCGGTCCTATCTGCTGATCGCGCCCGGCGACCGGTATCAGGCTGAAGTTGTCGATCAGTCACTGAAGCGCCTGTTCGGCACCGGCCTGTTTGCCGACGTACGCATTGCCCTGCAGGGCAGCGTGTTGCTGGTGTCGGTGGTGGAAAACCCCATCGTCAACCGCATCGCATTCGACGGCAACAAGAAGCTCGACGACGACAAGCTCCGGCAGGAGTTGCAGATCAAGCCGCGTACGGTGTTCACCCGCGCCAAGGTGCAGGCAGATCTCCAGCGTCTGATCGAACTCTACCGCCGCTCCGGGCGCTTTGCCGCCACCGTCGAGCCCAAGATCATCGAACTGCCCCAGAACCGCGTGAATCTGGTCTACGAGATCAGTGAAGGCGAGAAAACCACGGTCCGCCGGATCAACGTCATCGGCAACGAGAAGTATTCGGACGGTGACCTGCGTGGCGAGGTGGCGACCAAGGAAGCCCGCTGGTGGCGCTTCCTGACTTCGAACGACACCTATGATCCCGATCGCCTCCTGTACGATCGTGAGTTGCTGCGCCAGTACTACCTGCAGCGCGGTTTCGCCGATTTCCGCACCATTTCAGCGGTGGCCGAACTGGGCCGCGACCGCGAGGATTTCTACATCACCATCACCCTTGAAGAGGGGCCGATCTACAAGGTTGGCAAGGTGGCGGTGGAGTCCGAAATCGAGGATCTGGATCCCTCCCAACTGACCCGTCTGGTCCTGACGGAAGAGGGCGAGACCTACAACGCCCAGGAGATCGAGAAGACCGTCGAGGCGATCACCGAGGCCGCCGGCAAGATCGGCTATGCCTTCGTCAACGTCCGGCCCAAGATCACCCGCGACAAGGAAAACAAGATCATCGCCATCACCTACCGGCTGCTCGATGCGCCGCGGGTGTATGTGGAGCGCATCGACATCGTCGGTAACACGCGCACGCTGGACAAGGTGATTCGCCGTGAATTCCGGCTGGTCGAGGGCGACGCCTTCAATACCGCCAAGCTGCGCCGCACCAAGACACGTGTGAAGGGCCTGGGCTACTTCGAGGAAAAGGGCGTCGAGATTGACCAGGCGCAGGGCACATCGCCCGACCGCGTGGTGCTGACGGCGACCGTGCAGGAGCAGTCGACCGGCGAGTTGTCGATCGGCGCTGGCGTGTCCTCTTCGGAAAGCCTGATCGGCGAAGTATCGATTCGCGAACGCAACCTGCTCGGCAAGGGCCAGGACCTGCGCCTGTCGCTGGCTGCATCGGGCCGTCGGCAGCAGATCGATTTGGGCTTCACCGAGCCGTATTTCCTCGATCGGCCGCTGGCTGCAGGCTTCGACCTGTTCCATCGGAAGGTCGACTACAAGGAAAGCTCGTTCTCGCAGGGATCGAGCGGCGTGAACCTGCGCGCCGTGTTCCCGATTACCGAATATCTGTCCATGGGCGTGCGCTACCAGTTCCGCTACGATTCGGTCACCGACCGCAACGATATCGTCCAGTCCCTCTACATCGACGAGGGCAACTTCCTCACGTCGTCGGTGGGCTTCACGCTGGCCTATGACGTACGGGATGACCGCATCAAGCCGACGCGCGGCTTTAACATCGTGTTTTCGCAGGACGTTGCCGGCCTTGGCGGCAACACGCGCTACCTGCGGAATCGCCTCAATTACGACTGGTACTATCCGCTGCTGTTCATCGGCGATGACTGGGTCGTCAACCTGTCGCTGGAGGCTGGCCACATCTTCGGCCTGGGCCAGGATATCCGCATCAACGAGCGCTATTTCCTTGGCGGCACCCGCCTGCGCGGCTTCGAACAGGCCGGCGTCGGCGCCCGCCTGAGAAACAGCCAGGACGCCCTTGGCGGCAACACCTACTTCGCCGGATCGGTGGAAGTGTTTATTCCCTTGGGCGCGGTCGAAGAGTTTGGTATTACAGCCTCCGCTTTCGTCGACTTCGGCACGCTCTTTGGTGTCGACGGCGTAGTGAACGGTCAGCTCTGCAACGATCAAGGCACGTGCGAGGTCGTGTTGGGCTCCGATAGTATCCGGATGTCAGCCGGTATCGGCTTCTCCTGGAAATCGCCTTTCGGACCCATTCGATTCGACTTCGCGAAAGCCATCCGCAAAGAAAGCTTCGACCAAACGCAGTTCTTCCAATTCAACGTCGGGACCAGATTCTAA